In the Burkholderia glumae LMG 2196 = ATCC 33617 genome, one interval contains:
- a CDS encoding phage baseplate assembly protein, which translates to MATKPEQFTRDDAKIYVTVNGRDYQGWLSSNIERSLETLSSRFTIPVSLIPGNPPNIKRQDAIKVRINDTLVVTGTVLAAEPFYKRDDCGLKVEGRSRSGDLVACSAIYQGGQWRNAKLDRIARDLCTPFGIDVTIDTDIGAPIRDLKVEHSETVVDVLSRAARLRGVLVTTDAQGRVLITRAGKEKSHGAIVRGVNVISMESVGTDAERHSDYFCYGQGNVTHRSSLQTLEVGSTAADPVKAFKKAIQQKAQAKDPEMRRYLPLVINANGNNDASDMQRLVDHTMRVRRGHAYGLKYVVEGWTWKGKPWEINTRVPIYDDIAGLDGDEWLICEVKQSVELKEGDVTELLVRPKEAYDTGPLKTKMKRRQGKGKRGKDGAVLEVKGDPS; encoded by the coding sequence ATGGCGACGAAACCCGAGCAATTCACCCGCGACGACGCAAAAATCTATGTGACCGTGAACGGTCGCGATTATCAGGGCTGGCTGTCGTCCAACATCGAGCGCTCGCTGGAAACGCTGTCCAGCCGCTTCACCATCCCGGTGTCGCTGATTCCGGGCAATCCGCCCAACATCAAGCGGCAGGACGCGATCAAGGTCCGCATCAACGACACCCTGGTCGTGACCGGCACTGTGCTGGCCGCCGAACCGTTCTATAAGCGGGACGATTGCGGTCTGAAAGTCGAGGGGCGCAGCCGCAGCGGCGACCTGGTGGCGTGCTCGGCGATCTACCAGGGCGGACAGTGGCGCAATGCGAAGCTGGACCGTATCGCGCGAGATCTGTGTACGCCGTTCGGCATCGACGTGACGATCGACACCGACATCGGCGCACCGATCCGCGACCTCAAGGTCGAGCATAGCGAAACGGTGGTCGACGTGCTGTCGCGCGCGGCGCGCCTGCGCGGTGTGCTGGTCACGACCGATGCGCAAGGGCGCGTGCTCATCACGAGGGCCGGCAAGGAAAAGAGCCACGGCGCAATCGTGCGCGGTGTGAACGTCATCAGCATGGAAAGCGTCGGCACCGATGCCGAGCGGCATTCGGACTATTTTTGCTACGGCCAGGGCAACGTCACGCACCGGTCCAGCCTGCAGACGCTGGAAGTTGGCAGTACGGCCGCCGATCCAGTCAAGGCGTTCAAGAAAGCCATCCAGCAGAAGGCGCAAGCGAAAGACCCGGAAATGAGGCGGTATCTGCCGCTGGTCATCAACGCGAACGGCAACAACGACGCGTCCGATATGCAGCGCCTGGTCGACCACACAATGCGTGTGCGGCGCGGGCATGCGTACGGCCTGAAATACGTAGTCGAAGGCTGGACGTGGAAAGGCAAGCCGTGGGAGATCAATACGCGCGTGCCGATTTACGACGACATCGCCGGCCTGGACGGCGACGAATGGCTGATCTGCGAGGTGAAGCAGAGCGTCGAACTGAAGGAAGGCGACGTAACCGAGTTGCTGGTTCGGCCGAAAGAGGCATACGACACGGGGCCGCTGAAGACCAAGATGAAACGGCGTCAAGGCAAAGGCAAACGCGGCAAGGATGGCGCGGTGCTCGAAGTCAAGGGAGACCCGTCGTGA
- a CDS encoding regulatory protein GemA: protein MKAGMSEDQYKDWLLAHFGVRSAAELSAKQRREAHARRHKLLDLMKPQAAPGAWNEPQPRKLSALWAQLAACGAVGVNTPTALESWATGRIPTPAALRFARAGQLPYLIEAAKKWLLRVQPDAEVTA, encoded by the coding sequence ATGAAAGCCGGCATGAGCGAAGACCAGTACAAGGATTGGCTGCTGGCGCACTTCGGCGTGCGCTCGGCCGCCGAGCTGTCGGCCAAGCAACGCCGCGAGGCGCATGCACGTCGGCACAAGCTGCTCGACTTGATGAAGCCGCAGGCCGCGCCTGGCGCATGGAACGAGCCGCAGCCGCGCAAGCTGTCCGCGTTGTGGGCACAGCTCGCGGCGTGCGGCGCGGTGGGCGTGAACACGCCCACCGCATTGGAATCGTGGGCGACGGGTCGCATTCCGACGCCCGCCGCGCTGCGCTTCGCCCGCGCCGGCCAGTTGCCGTATCTGATCGAAGCCGCGAAGAAATGGTTACTTCGCGTGCAACCCGATGCCGAAGTGACCGCATGA
- a CDS encoding IS5-like element ISBugl2 family transposase (programmed frameshift) — translation MEAPIIDDELWILIEPLLPPAKLRAKSDPGRPRVSDRAALNGILFVFKTGIRWNHLPTRLGFGSGATCWRRLSDWQKAGVWDQLHELLLDKLRAAGQIDLSYAAVDSSSVRAVGAGGKTGPNPTDRARPGSKHHVLVDANGVPLVAILTGANTNDVTQLLPLVDAIPPIRGVRGRPLQKPGVVYADRGYDSTRHRRALRERGIKPVIAKRRTEHGSGLGKYRWVVERTHSWLHNFRRLRTRFERSAYIHEAFLKLGCSIICWNIFRRAEQGF, via the exons ATGGAAGCGCCAATCATTGACGACGAACTGTGGATACTGATCGAACCATTGCTGCCACCTGCGAAGCTTCGAGCGAAGAGCGATCCTGGTCGCCCGCGCGTGTCCGACCGTGCGGCTCTCAACGGCATCCTGTTCGTGTTCAAAACGGGAATTCGTTGGAACCACTTGCCGACTCGTCTGGGCTTTGGCTCGGGCGCCACATGCTGGCGGCGATTGAGCGACTGGCAAAAGGCTGGTGTATGGGACCAACTGCACGAGTTGCTACTCGACAAGTTGCGTGCGGCCGGCCAAATCGATCTGTCATACGCTGCGGTCGATTCGTCGTCCGTGCGCGCCGTTGGGGCGGGCG GAAAAACTGGCCCGAACCCCACCGATCGCGCGCGACCCGGTTCCAAGCACCACGTCCTCGTAGACGCCAACGGCGTTCCTCTCGTTGCGATCCTGACTGGCGCGAACACCAACGACGTCACGCAGTTGCTGCCGCTCGTTGATGCGATTCCACCCATTCGCGGCGTTCGTGGCCGACCGCTTCAGAAGCCCGGCGTCGTCTACGCCGATCGCGGCTACGATTCCACCCGACATCGTCGCGCGTTGCGCGAACGCGGTATCAAGCCCGTGATCGCCAAGCGCCGGACCGAGCATGGCAGTGGTCTGGGCAAGTATCGTTGGGTGGTCGAACGTACGCATTCCTGGCTCCACAATTTCCGGCGCCTACGCACTCGCTTCGAGCGAAGTGCCTACATTCACGAAGCATTCCTCAAACTTGGCTGCTCGATCATCTGTTGGAACATCTTCAGACGAGCTGAGCAGGGTTTTTGA
- a CDS encoding phage tail tape measure protein, with amino-acid sequence MSNMVLRYVITLTSDLKRRAAENARALEQASQRQTKALTDVDRAAQKTEKTLEQVSSKTNAARPEGSARRMAAALASVANATQRATTALSQMGGRSSLDRMNAYLASVSRRIDDVRRNAERAAHVVGRIGQTGAAVVGGAVAVGTAAAATLQRPMSFDERLAHLSNFAYGQKTPAQRILEIGNLEDTINAAVRYGGGSRDTALQALGAVMASGSVEINDAKSMLPDLLKGATACDADVTEIAQVEVAGMRNFGLSKDDMNKVISKMVVAGHEGRFNIKNMAPYLPDLMASSNDKLGMRGMGDYEKLLSYAQASAITSGTADAAGIGLKNLILKINSDDTKNGFKKMGYDLPKSLARARERGFDGIMAFADFANQIVGKDKNYVELRKKASSETGDQQRETYRAMAAILQGSAIGKIIHDPQALMALVGITANPDSLKKVQEQIHADNGEAVQSNFRVVSSRAAFKAQQIANETDMARSHVFEQIDGPLKTVLDAVTQLARVMPGATTAVTAFALTAAVVTAAGVGGVPARCLLSRGPRGTPGVPGGASGLGGVGSGPIPVYVVNKIPGWTAPTPGGAAGGAPGAATGGARRGLFGRLGGAAPWLVTAGLAAYDLLPTLLDSSKTPTEKANAAGRTAAGVAGGWAGAQAGIALGAFGGPFAPITVPLGGMLGGAVGFLGAQWAGDQLTSVMSRPPSQRVSETRASDGSTAQVPQELLDRISILRTQPAYLINPMLQPSTALAIMDHIQAESQKVEVGNGTLNVNVAVRDERIMTTATVTQQPFALRVDAGSTNPGGF; translated from the coding sequence ATGAGCAATATGGTGCTGCGGTACGTCATCACCCTGACAAGCGACCTGAAGCGCCGCGCTGCCGAGAACGCGCGTGCGCTCGAACAGGCCAGCCAGCGTCAGACCAAGGCGCTCACGGACGTAGATCGCGCTGCGCAGAAAACCGAGAAGACTTTGGAACAGGTGAGCAGCAAGACGAACGCCGCGCGCCCGGAGGGCAGCGCGCGGCGCATGGCGGCGGCGCTGGCCAGCGTCGCGAACGCGACGCAGCGCGCGACGACGGCACTGTCGCAAATGGGTGGCCGGTCGTCGCTAGATCGCATGAACGCGTATCTGGCGAGCGTTTCTCGGCGTATCGATGACGTTCGCCGCAACGCCGAGCGTGCAGCGCATGTCGTCGGTCGTATTGGGCAGACTGGCGCGGCTGTCGTCGGGGGAGCAGTCGCAGTCGGTACCGCAGCTGCTGCGACGCTTCAGCGACCGATGTCATTCGACGAGCGGCTGGCGCATCTTTCCAATTTTGCGTACGGCCAAAAAACTCCGGCACAGCGCATTTTGGAGATCGGCAATCTGGAGGACACGATCAACGCTGCCGTTCGGTACGGTGGAGGGTCGCGCGATACTGCGCTTCAAGCGCTTGGCGCTGTCATGGCGTCGGGATCTGTCGAAATCAACGATGCGAAATCAATGCTGCCCGATCTGCTGAAAGGTGCGACGGCCTGCGACGCGGATGTGACTGAAATTGCGCAGGTTGAAGTGGCCGGCATGCGCAATTTCGGGCTGTCGAAAGACGATATGAACAAGGTGATTTCGAAGATGGTGGTTGCCGGGCATGAAGGAAGATTCAATATCAAGAACATGGCCCCTTACCTGCCCGACCTGATGGCATCGTCGAATGACAAGCTTGGTATGCGTGGTATGGGAGATTACGAGAAACTGCTGTCCTATGCACAGGCATCGGCCATCACATCAGGAACCGCTGATGCGGCAGGTATCGGCCTCAAAAATCTGATTCTGAAGATCAACAGCGACGATACGAAGAACGGCTTCAAGAAGATGGGATACGACCTTCCGAAGTCGCTGGCTCGTGCTCGCGAACGCGGCTTCGACGGAATTATGGCTTTTGCCGATTTCGCGAATCAGATTGTCGGGAAGGACAAGAATTACGTCGAGCTGAGAAAGAAAGCGTCGAGCGAAACGGGTGACCAGCAAAGGGAAACCTATCGAGCGATGGCCGCCATTTTGCAAGGTTCTGCAATTGGCAAGATCATTCACGATCCGCAAGCGCTGATGGCACTTGTCGGCATCACGGCAAACCCGGACTCCCTGAAGAAAGTCCAGGAGCAGATCCACGCCGACAACGGCGAGGCAGTCCAGTCGAATTTCCGCGTTGTGTCGAGCCGTGCAGCATTCAAGGCTCAGCAGATCGCTAACGAAACGGACATGGCGCGCAGTCATGTCTTCGAGCAGATTGACGGCCCCCTCAAGACGGTACTGGACGCTGTAACGCAATTGGCACGGGTAATGCCAGGTGCGACCACAGCCGTTACCGCGTTTGCCCTGACGGCGGCGGTAGTTACGGCGGCAGGCGTTGGCGGCGTACCTGCGCGGTGTCTGCTCAGCCGCGGTCCTCGCGGTACTCCCGGTGTGCCGGGTGGTGCCAGTGGTTTGGGGGGCGTCGGCAGTGGCCCCATACCGGTCTACGTCGTGAACAAGATTCCCGGCTGGACCGCGCCGACGCCAGGCGGTGCTGCTGGTGGCGCTCCAGGTGCGGCTACCGGTGGCGCACGACGTGGGCTATTCGGCCGACTCGGCGGAGCCGCGCCGTGGCTCGTGACGGCAGGGCTCGCTGCATACGATCTGTTGCCCACGCTGCTGGACAGCAGCAAGACGCCGACCGAGAAGGCTAACGCCGCCGGCCGTACGGCTGCAGGTGTTGCCGGCGGCTGGGCTGGCGCCCAGGCCGGTATAGCGCTTGGCGCCTTCGGTGGACCGTTCGCACCTATCACGGTGCCGCTGGGCGGCATGCTCGGTGGTGCGGTGGGCTTTCTCGGCGCGCAATGGGCCGGTGACCAACTCACCAGTGTGATGTCCCGCCCGCCGTCGCAGCGTGTGAGTGAGACACGCGCCAGCGACGGATCAACCGCCCAGGTGCCGCAGGAACTACTGGACCGCATCAGCATCCTTCGCACGCAGCCGGCCTATCTGATCAACCCGATGCTGCAGCCGTCAACCGCGCTTGCGATAATGGACCACATCCAGGCCGAGTCCCAGAAAGTCGAGGTCGGCAACGGCACGCTGAACGTCAACGTTGCCGTACGCGACGAGCGAATCATGACGACCGCGACTGTGACGCAGCAGCCGTTCGCACTGCGCGTCGACGCAGGCTCAACCAACCCGGGAGGTTTTTAA
- a CDS encoding phage virion morphogenesis protein yields MNGVSVQWDFAGDDALCRHLAAIGGATFTGGHEEIGEYMLGHIQDRFDQQMLWDGSPMPQSAAALERQGPTLIDSRALYDSYVYNVIPDGLEFGNGEECERIHHFGGDTGRDRSVHIEARPVLGVNDHDGALTGQMPLDAVRMR; encoded by the coding sequence ATGAACGGGGTGTCGGTGCAATGGGACTTCGCTGGCGATGATGCGCTGTGTCGGCACCTCGCAGCGATCGGTGGTGCAACGTTCACGGGCGGGCACGAGGAAATCGGTGAATACATGCTCGGCCACATTCAGGATCGATTCGACCAGCAGATGCTCTGGGATGGCAGTCCGATGCCGCAATCGGCCGCTGCGCTCGAGCGTCAAGGCCCGACGCTGATCGACTCGCGCGCCCTGTATGACAGCTATGTGTACAACGTGATTCCTGACGGCCTGGAATTTGGAAACGGCGAGGAATGCGAGCGCATTCACCATTTCGGCGGTGACACTGGGCGTGACCGTTCCGTCCATATCGAGGCGCGACCTGTGCTCGGCGTCAACGATCACGATGGCGCGTTGACCGGCCAAATGCCGCTCGACGCAGTGAGGATGAGGTGA
- a CDS encoding AAA family ATPase: MTAKTQTDNAVAIPVEWPDHYSESNRTEAAAIVAQLSEIGKTRSWLARLSRVNVGTMSTVLNGKYGTEPTKWLRMMSDALATYTGRATITTMPHVQTSVSQLANVVCDRARRYRNFGVLTGFVGVGKTDAVRQYKEQNSHTIIIDANPNMSPAMMLDELLAASSAPMARTLDGKFSSIAEALNGTTYLIIVDEAETMMPSCLHYLRRIRDKAGIGIVLVGTDRLLQLIKPSYGQFDQIRSRVGFWPQIVRGVSREDAGALAQAALDDQGELSGEVLDALWLYCRGSARMLIENFIPALRDYGLKKNHELSADLVHAVARDALLLGEQRSA, translated from the coding sequence ATGACTGCGAAGACCCAAACCGACAACGCCGTGGCTATTCCTGTCGAGTGGCCGGACCATTACAGCGAATCGAACCGCACTGAGGCCGCGGCCATCGTCGCGCAACTGAGCGAAATCGGAAAAACACGCTCATGGCTCGCTCGTCTGTCGCGCGTCAACGTCGGCACGATGTCCACGGTGCTGAACGGAAAGTACGGCACCGAGCCGACGAAGTGGTTGCGCATGATGTCCGACGCGCTCGCGACGTACACCGGCCGCGCGACGATCACCACGATGCCGCATGTCCAGACGAGCGTGTCTCAGCTCGCGAACGTCGTATGCGATCGCGCCCGGAGGTACCGCAACTTCGGCGTATTGACGGGCTTCGTCGGTGTCGGCAAGACGGATGCCGTGCGCCAGTACAAGGAACAGAACAGCCATACCATCATCATCGACGCCAACCCGAACATGTCGCCGGCCATGATGCTCGATGAGCTGCTGGCGGCATCGTCGGCCCCTATGGCGCGCACACTCGATGGAAAGTTCTCGTCGATCGCCGAAGCATTGAACGGCACGACGTATCTCATCATCGTGGACGAAGCTGAAACGATGATGCCGAGCTGCCTGCATTACCTGCGACGCATTCGCGACAAGGCCGGCATCGGCATCGTCCTGGTCGGCACCGATCGGCTGCTGCAGCTCATCAAGCCGAGCTACGGGCAGTTCGATCAAATCCGCTCGCGTGTCGGTTTCTGGCCGCAGATTGTTCGCGGTGTCTCGCGCGAAGACGCTGGCGCGCTCGCGCAAGCCGCACTGGACGACCAGGGCGAGCTGTCCGGCGAAGTGCTGGATGCGCTCTGGCTGTACTGCAGGGGTTCGGCTCGGATGCTCATCGAGAACTTCATTCCGGCCCTGCGGGACTACGGTCTGAAGAAGAACCACGAACTATCCGCCGACCTGGTGCACGCCGTCGCACGCGACGCGCTGCTGCTCGGCGAGCAACGTAGTGCGTGA
- a CDS encoding phage tail assembly protein produces the protein MNKNDINVVQLVDGLPSQVGEQTVRYRTVRLRETTVADEFAAVELAERVVSIQGKPTLLVSDELYRVAMTLRHVERFECAGLDPIEQKLMTLDMFGRLSPLDLAKIEERCVLVDLAAQLRHALITQADFDAILAGEKEQSVPRTEGQAEAMGDAGASAQPGPAVLADFGAQHAAVATDGAGR, from the coding sequence ATGAACAAGAACGATATCAATGTCGTGCAACTGGTCGACGGCTTGCCGTCTCAGGTCGGCGAGCAGACGGTGCGCTATCGCACGGTTCGGTTGCGCGAGACGACCGTGGCCGACGAGTTCGCCGCCGTTGAACTGGCGGAGCGCGTCGTGTCGATCCAGGGAAAGCCAACGCTGTTGGTTTCGGACGAGTTGTATCGCGTCGCCATGACGCTGCGCCATGTCGAGCGCTTCGAGTGCGCCGGGCTCGATCCGATCGAACAGAAGCTAATGACACTGGACATGTTCGGCCGGTTGTCGCCGCTCGACCTGGCGAAGATCGAAGAACGATGCGTGCTGGTCGACCTGGCAGCGCAACTCCGGCACGCGCTCATCACGCAGGCCGACTTCGACGCAATCCTGGCCGGCGAGAAGGAACAGTCCGTCCCGCGAACCGAGGGCCAGGCTGAAGCAATGGGAGACGCTGGCGCGTCAGCTCAGCCTGGCCCTGCCGTGCTCGCTGACTTCGGTGCGCAGCATGCCGCTGTCGCAACTGATGGCGCAGGCCGCTGA
- a CDS encoding DNA circularization protein — protein sequence MALLGTTWLDQLRTASWRDVSFQVDTIEMTDGDNTVMREYPFQDMPTVFRMGAGANEIKFSAYVVGDDYLDQLNRLRQVLTGDGVLVHPTQGSIRCWCNGQYTVKEAPASEGGCARLELSFVRAEPRRYPAGVTNTADQVADAADNAEQSLLDSLSANLDLAKLTGWAHDNVLSRIRSGLDTLWDGISFVNRIYDTYNSLVRQYITFPLNELAAIPSLLGRRICDLTKIPETLTSNEAWSAFGAARNLWKAPTETRSLLSQTPSPSGLPQAISPAIAAAYAPAGFVPSAAQAKLAEAFTPPASPYQTAARQAEAQSLKTLERFFNGVVTIMAVRAVAQIELGNYDQALALRTDFNQQITELILASAAEPVGGVGETTTHDALVRLKTAVLADLQARSRDLARLTTYTPESWQPALYVSYRMFGTTRWADEIVAMNPHIRHPLLVPADTPLRVIKHD from the coding sequence ATGGCACTGCTGGGAACAACCTGGCTAGACCAACTGCGCACCGCGTCATGGCGCGACGTGTCGTTCCAGGTCGACACGATCGAGATGACGGACGGCGACAACACGGTGATGCGTGAATACCCGTTCCAGGACATGCCCACCGTGTTCCGCATGGGCGCGGGCGCGAACGAAATCAAGTTTTCGGCATACGTGGTCGGCGACGACTACCTGGACCAGCTCAATCGCCTGCGCCAGGTGCTGACTGGCGACGGCGTGTTGGTGCATCCGACGCAAGGCAGCATTCGCTGCTGGTGCAACGGCCAGTACACCGTCAAGGAAGCGCCAGCATCCGAAGGCGGATGCGCACGCCTGGAATTGTCGTTCGTCCGCGCCGAGCCGCGCCGGTATCCGGCCGGCGTGACCAACACGGCCGACCAGGTGGCGGACGCGGCCGACAATGCCGAACAGTCGCTGCTCGATTCGCTGTCGGCTAATCTCGACCTGGCCAAGCTGACCGGTTGGGCGCACGACAACGTGCTGAGCCGGATCCGTTCGGGCCTGGACACGCTGTGGGACGGTATCTCGTTCGTGAACCGGATTTACGACACGTACAACAGCCTAGTGCGGCAGTACATCACGTTCCCGCTGAACGAGTTGGCCGCGATCCCGTCGCTTCTCGGCCGCCGTATCTGCGACCTGACGAAAATTCCGGAAACGCTCACGTCAAATGAAGCGTGGTCCGCATTCGGCGCAGCGCGCAACCTCTGGAAGGCGCCCACCGAGACGCGCAGCTTGCTGTCGCAGACGCCGTCGCCGTCCGGGCTCCCGCAGGCCATCAGCCCCGCTATCGCGGCGGCTTACGCTCCGGCCGGATTCGTTCCATCCGCTGCCCAGGCGAAGCTTGCCGAAGCCTTCACGCCGCCCGCGAGCCCCTACCAGACCGCTGCGCGCCAGGCCGAGGCACAGTCGTTGAAGACGTTGGAGCGGTTTTTTAACGGCGTGGTCACGATCATGGCCGTGCGGGCAGTCGCACAGATCGAGCTGGGGAACTACGACCAGGCGCTGGCGCTGCGCACGGACTTCAACCAGCAGATCACCGAACTGATTCTGGCGAGCGCGGCCGAGCCGGTTGGTGGTGTTGGCGAGACGACGACTCACGACGCGCTGGTCCGTTTGAAAACGGCCGTGCTGGCCGACCTGCAGGCGCGATCGCGCGACCTTGCCAGGTTGACCACGTATACGCCGGAGTCGTGGCAGCCGGCGCTGTACGTGTCCTATCGCATGTTTGGTACAACGCGCTGGGCCGACGAGATCGTGGCCATGAATCCGCACATTCGCCATCCGCTGCTGGTGCCCGCTGACACGCCGCTGCGCGTCATCAAGCACGACTGA
- a CDS encoding phage tail protein, producing MNFQVPFVAHKFDASKAIRGLRGMPRSVLLIGQANPPIGVDIKKRQRVTSEAEAIGLLGEGSMLLAMWRAAKANADLGMPIDLAILADDATALAATGKVTLQVDANHASGEVSLYIGGKRVRIGIAVNDTATTAATKLLNAIQATPSLPVTAVAGTAAGEVKLTCRWKGATGNSIDLRSTYYADDRLPQGVTVTITSMAGGAVNPDITPVISAIKGFRATEYAMPYTDSANMGVLEAELERRWNFDNMQDGQAVTVMRGSEGEVVAWLGPRNSPAVHTICVTRDLTNPWETAAMAAAAIESHVAIDPAVPFTGVALSGYVAARLEDDWEIDQRNNMLTAGGSVLETMEDGTAHMLRVVTNYTTHPTGAIDPSWRNLNWVKTLSYYRWFTVTEIQTKYRGYKLAEYVTEPIPGQKIMTVPLGTDIMLNNYEQFMTAGLFQNMDHYKKTLRVEVDGPNGKLKILDQPVLITQHYQTEITSEFIAGHV from the coding sequence TTGAACTTTCAGGTGCCCTTTGTGGCCCACAAATTCGATGCGTCGAAGGCGATTCGCGGCCTGCGCGGTATGCCGCGCAGCGTGCTGCTGATCGGCCAGGCGAACCCGCCGATCGGCGTCGACATTAAGAAGCGCCAACGCGTCACCAGCGAGGCCGAAGCGATCGGCCTGCTGGGTGAAGGCTCGATGCTGCTCGCAATGTGGCGTGCGGCAAAGGCAAACGCCGATCTTGGCATGCCGATCGATCTGGCGATCCTTGCTGACGATGCGACCGCACTGGCTGCCACGGGCAAGGTGACGCTGCAGGTCGATGCGAATCACGCGTCCGGCGAAGTGTCGCTGTACATCGGCGGCAAACGCGTGCGGATCGGGATCGCGGTCAACGACACTGCGACGACTGCAGCCACGAAGCTCCTCAACGCAATCCAGGCGACACCGAGTCTTCCCGTTACTGCTGTCGCGGGCACCGCAGCCGGAGAAGTGAAGCTGACCTGCCGCTGGAAAGGCGCGACGGGCAACAGCATCGATCTGCGCAGCACGTACTACGCGGATGATCGGCTGCCGCAGGGCGTGACGGTGACGATCACGTCGATGGCTGGCGGTGCCGTCAATCCCGACATCACGCCGGTCATCTCGGCGATCAAAGGCTTTCGTGCGACCGAATACGCGATGCCGTACACCGACAGCGCGAACATGGGTGTGCTGGAGGCCGAGCTGGAACGGCGTTGGAACTTCGACAACATGCAGGATGGCCAGGCCGTGACGGTCATGCGCGGAAGCGAGGGGGAAGTTGTCGCCTGGCTCGGCCCCCGCAACAGTCCGGCGGTGCACACGATCTGCGTGACCCGTGACCTTACCAATCCGTGGGAGACAGCCGCAATGGCCGCCGCCGCGATCGAGAGCCACGTGGCGATCGACCCGGCAGTCCCGTTCACGGGTGTGGCGCTGAGCGGCTATGTCGCAGCGCGCCTGGAAGACGACTGGGAAATCGACCAGCGCAACAACATGCTGACGGCGGGCGGCTCAGTGCTCGAGACGATGGAGGACGGCACCGCGCACATGCTGCGCGTGGTGACGAACTACACGACGCATCCGACCGGTGCCATAGACCCGTCGTGGCGAAACCTGAACTGGGTGAAAACGCTGTCGTATTACCGCTGGTTCACGGTGACGGAAATCCAGACCAAGTATCGCGGCTACAAGCTGGCCGAGTACGTCACCGAGCCGATTCCAGGCCAGAAGATCATGACCGTCCCGCTTGGCACCGACATCATGCTGAACAACTACGAGCAGTTTATGACGGCCGGCCTGTTCCAGAACATGGACCATTACAAGAAGACGTTGCGAGTCGAAGTCGACGGGCCGAACGGCAAGCTGAAGATCCTCGACCAGCCGGTGCTCATCACGCAGCACTACCAAACCGAGATCACCAGCGAGTTCATCGCAGGTCACGTTTGA